Proteins found in one Danaus plexippus chromosome 3 unlocalized genomic scaffold, MEX_DaPlex mxdp_25, whole genome shotgun sequence genomic segment:
- the LOC116779183 gene encoding tubulin beta chain, translating to MREIVHIQAGQCGNQIGAKFWEVISDEHGIDPTGAYQGDSDLQLERINVYYNEASGCKYVPRAVLVDLEPGTMDSVRSGPFGQIFRPDNFVFGQSGAGNNWAKGHYTEGAELVDSVLDVVRKEAEGCDCLQGFQLTHSLGGGTGSGMGTLLISKIREEYPDRIMNTFSVVPSPKVSDTVVEPYNATLSVHQLVENTDETYCIDNEALYDICFRTLKLTTPTYGDLNHLVSATMSGVTTCLRFPGQLNADLRKLAVNMVPFPRLHFFMPGFAPLTSRGSQQYRALTVPELTQQMFDAKNMMAACDPRHGRYLTVAAVFRGRMSMKEVDEQMLNIQNKNSSYFVEWIPNNVKTAVCDIPPRGLKMSATFIGNTTAIQELFKRISEQFSAMFRRKAFLHWYTGEGMDEMEFTEAESNMNDLVSEYQQYQDATVDDEGEFDEEVEE from the exons ATGAGGGAAATCGTCCACATCCAAGCCGGGCAATGCGGCAACCAAATTGGGGCTAAG TTTTGGGAAGTAATATCAGACGAACACGGTATTGACCCTACAGGAGCTTACCAGGGTGACTCCGACCTGCAATTGGAGCGcattaatgtatattacaaTGAGGCTTCCGGCTGCAAATACGTACCGAGAGCCGTTCTCGTCGACCTTGAGCCTGGCACTATGGATTCTGTAAGGTCCGGACCATTCGGGCAGATATTTCGCCCGGACAATTTTGTTTTCGGGCAATCTGGTGCCGGTAACAATTGGGCGAAAGGACACTACACGGAGGGAGCCGAGTTGGTGGATTCGGTTCTCGATGTAGTCAGAAAGGAAGCAGAGGGTTGTGACTGTCTGCAAGGATTTCAGTTGACGCATTCTCTTGGTGGTGGTACTGGTTCGGGGATGGGTACTTTgttgatatcaaaaataagaGAAGAATACCCCGACCGGATCATGAATACCTTTTCGGTTGTACCCAGTCCAAAAGTGTCGGACACTGTAGTCGAACCTTACAATGCTACTTTATCTGTCCACCAATTAGTGGAAAATACGGATGAAACTTACTGCATCGATAATGAagcgttatatgatatttgtttCCGCACTCTTAAATTGACTACCCCTACCTACGGTGACTTGAATCACTTGGTGTCAGCGACGATGTCTGGTGTCACAACCTGTCTACGTTTTCCCGGCCAACTAAACGCTGATCTCCGTAAACTTGCTGTCAACATGGTTCCATTTCCGCGATTACATTTTTTCATGCCAGGTTTCGCACCGCTCACATCAAGAGGCAGTCAACAATATAGAGCACTCACTGTACCAGAACTTACTCAGCAAATGTTCGACGCTAAGAACATGATGGCGGCGTGTGATCCTCGCCATGGGCGGTATCTGACTGTGGCTGCTGTATTCCGTGGCCGCATGTCCATGAAGGAAGTGGACGAGCAGatgttaaatatacaaaataaaaacagcagCTACTTCGTTGAATGGATTCCGAACAACGTAAAGACGGCCGTTTGCGATATTCCACCTCGTGGACTCAAGATGTCCGCCACTTTCATCGGTAATACAACAGCTATACAAGAGTTGTTCAAGAGAATATCTGAACAATTTTCAGCCATGTTTAGACGAAAAGCTTTTTTGCATTGGTACACTGGCGAAGGAATGGACGAGATGGAGTTCACTGAAGCTGAGAGTAATATGAATGACCTGGTGTCTGAGTACCAGCAGTATCAAGATGCAACGGTCGATGATGAAGGGGAATTTGACGAGGAAGTGGAAGAATAG
- the LOC116779168 gene encoding tubulin beta chain-like translates to MREIVHIQVGRCGNQIGSKFWEVISDEHGIDPSGCYAGDSDLQLERINVYYNEAAAGKYVPRAVLVDLEPGTMDSLRAGPYGQIFRPDNIVFGVSGAGNNWAKGHYTEGADLLESVLDVIRKEAEGCDCLQGFELIHSLGGGTGSGLGTLLLNNLREEYADRIILTFSVVPSPKVSDTVVEPYNATLSLNQLIENSDQSFCIDNEALYDICFRTLRLQTPTYGDLNHLVSATMSGVTTCLRFPGQLNADLRKLAVNMVPFPRLHFFMPGFAPLTARGSQQYRALTVPELTLQMFDAKNMMAACDPRHGRYLTVAAVFRGRMSMKEVDEQMLNIQNKNKDYFVKWIPNNVKTAVCDIPPRGLKMSATFIGNTTAIQEILKRVSEQFASMFRRKAFIHWYTGEGMDETDFTEADNNLSDLISEYQQYQDATTEEQEFEEEEDEAAPNEESDQ, encoded by the exons ATGAGGGAGATCGTCCACATCCAGGTCGGGCGTTGCGGAAATCAAATAGGATCGAAG TTCTGGGAGGTGATATCGGATGAACATGGCATAGATCCAAGTGGTTGCTACGCCGGAGATTCTGATCTACAACTCGAACGCATCAACGTGTATTACAACGAAGCGGCAGCCGGTAAATACGTGCCCAGAGCTGTTCTTGTCGATCTCGAACCCGGGACGATGGATTCGTTACGCGCTGGGCCATACGGTCAAATATTTCGTCCCGATAACATAGTTTTTGGTGTATCGGGAGCTGGTAATAATTGGGCTAAAGGACATTATACAGAAGGAGCGGACTTACTCGAGTCGGTCTTGGATGTTATTAGGAAGGAAGCTGAAGGTTGTGACTGTCTTCAAGGTTTCGAACTGATTCACTCGTTGGGAGGCGGTACTGGCTCAGGTTTAGGAACCTTGTTGCTGAATAATTTAAGGGAAGAGTATGCagatagaattattttaacgttTTCCGTCGTCCCGAGCCCTAAAGTTTCTGATACCGTCGTAGAGCCGTATAATGCCACGTTATCATTAAACCAGCTCATAGAAAATTCCGATCAATCATTTTGTATAGACAACGAAGCTTTGTACGATATTTGTTTCCGAACGTTGCGACTGCAAACACCCACATACGGTGACTTGAACCATTTGGTGTCGGCGACGATGTCTGGTGTCACGACGTGCCTGCGGTTTCCCGGGCAATTAAATGCGGACCTTCGAAAGCTTGCAGTCAACATGGTGCCGTTCCCGAGGCTACACTTCTTCATGCCGGGATTCGCTCCGCTCACAGCCAGGGGCAGTCAGCAGTACAGAGCATTGACCGTACCTGAGCTCACTCTCCAGATGTTCGACGCCAAGAACATGATGGCAGCGTGCGATCCACGTCACGGACGATATCTCACCGTGGCGGCTGTGTTCCGCGGTCGGATGTCAATGAAAGAAGTCGACGAGCAAATGCTTAATAtacagaacaaaaataaagactaCTTTGTGAAATGGATACCCAATAACGTTAAGACCGCCGTGTGTGACATCCCACCCCGTGGATTGAAAATGTCTGCAACTTTTATTGGCAATACGACCGCCATACAAGAGATTCTCAAAAGAGTGTCTGAACAATTCGCCTCCATGTTTCGAAGGAAAGCATTCATACACTGGTACACCGGCGAGGGTATGGACGAAACTGACTTCACCGAGGCAGACAATAACCTCAGCGATCTTATATCAGAATATCAACAGTACCAAGATGCGACAACAGAAGAACAAGAATTCGAGGAAGAGGAGGACGAAGCTGCACCAAATGAAGAGAGTGACCAATAa